The following are encoded in a window of Bdellovibrio svalbardensis genomic DNA:
- a CDS encoding ABC transporter ATP-binding protein, whose product MSFVIETKDLSRVYQTYQKPEGFLNSLRGFFNRKYVNKVALDKTTLSIEPGQIIGLVGANGAGKTTLLKMLSGLVTPTSGDATVLGYKPWERKNEFLSQISILLGQKNQLWWDISPADSYALLARIYDLEPEAARKRVAYLAEMLQCSHVLNTQLRRLSLGERMKMEIIGALLHEPKVLFLDEPTIGLDIVAQETIREFLDQYVKDKGPTIILTSHYMDDIAKLANKLLLISKGNIVYQGTVKEFVKKANTGMAENEEVDFEEVIHRFLETESRVR is encoded by the coding sequence ATGTCGTTCGTAATCGAAACCAAAGATCTTTCCCGCGTCTATCAGACTTATCAAAAGCCTGAAGGCTTTTTGAATTCACTGCGTGGATTCTTCAATAGAAAATACGTCAACAAAGTCGCTCTGGACAAGACCACCTTGTCTATTGAGCCGGGCCAAATCATCGGCCTGGTCGGCGCCAATGGCGCAGGCAAAACCACTTTGCTGAAAATGCTTTCCGGCTTGGTCACGCCAACCAGCGGTGACGCCACTGTTTTGGGTTACAAGCCATGGGAACGCAAAAATGAATTCCTCAGTCAGATCAGCATTCTTCTCGGGCAAAAGAATCAACTTTGGTGGGATATCTCCCCGGCGGACTCTTATGCTTTGCTCGCACGCATCTATGACCTTGAGCCTGAAGCAGCCAGAAAGCGCGTGGCTTACCTGGCCGAGATGCTTCAATGCTCGCATGTCTTGAATACCCAATTGCGTCGCCTCAGCCTTGGCGAACGCATGAAGATGGAAATCATCGGGGCCCTTTTGCATGAGCCAAAAGTATTGTTCCTCGACGAACCCACCATCGGTCTTGATATCGTTGCCCAGGAAACTATCCGTGAGTTCCTTGATCAATACGTCAAAGATAAAGGTCCCACTATCATTCTTACCAGCCACTATATGGACGACATTGCCAAACTGGCGAACAAGCTCTTGCTGATTTCAAAAGGCAATATCGTTTACCAAGGCACAGTGAAAGAATTCGTAAAAAAAGCCAACACAGGTATGGCTGAAAATGAAGAGGTCGATTTTGAAGAGGTCATACACCGTTTTTTGGAAACGGAATCTCGCGTTCGCTAA
- a CDS encoding GNAT family N-acetyltransferase: MHIEFTQADESHVDAIVTLVNSAYRGDSSKKGWTTEADLLGGQRVDSESIIAALTRDNSTILIAQDEDDDDKLVGCVHLEQHENKCYLGMLTVDPTLQKKGIGRMLVQESEAFAQFWDCTQIYMTVISVRKELIAWYEKLGFRNTGEKRPFPYGDERFGQPKVDNLEFVILEKKI; the protein is encoded by the coding sequence ATGCATATTGAATTTACACAAGCTGATGAGAGTCATGTTGATGCCATCGTTACGTTGGTGAATTCCGCTTATCGCGGCGACAGCTCCAAAAAAGGTTGGACGACCGAAGCAGATTTGCTTGGCGGACAACGTGTTGATTCTGAAAGTATTATTGCCGCACTCACAAGAGACAACTCGACAATTCTAATTGCTCAAGATGAGGACGACGATGACAAATTAGTTGGCTGCGTTCATCTGGAGCAGCACGAAAACAAGTGCTACTTAGGCATGCTCACCGTCGATCCTACTCTTCAGAAAAAAGGAATCGGCCGCATGTTGGTTCAAGAGAGTGAGGCCTTCGCCCAATTCTGGGATTGCACTCAAATCTATATGACCGTGATCTCAGTTCGCAAAGAGCTTATCGCCTGGTATGAAAAGCTCGGCTTCCGCAACACCGGCGAAAAGCGCCCTTTCCCTTATGGCGACGAACGCTTCGGCCAACCCAAAGTCGACAACCTCGAATTCGTCATCCTCGAAAAGAAAATCTAA
- a CDS encoding class I SAM-dependent methyltransferase has translation MAIPTQFVQIDEEGYGVSRELRIQDSRVGSELLKNLQVHAGGTLLSTFGGTPVIVEAFDEPLIAQQIYLEGKTWQIHGLYGTEFNFQLESLSLDEWDRFHGYTEKNVPFVMSRKAQAEFFNMLEEFDDESITFDGKVYQIPPYWDDTPEIEKETFWSKSYQNDNNPGWNLGEPAEALKDMLPRLKISRSRILVLGCGEGHDAAMFAAAGHVVTAVDISPLALERAKKLYGHMENLKFMEADLFDLPRSFDKSFDVVFEHTCYCAINPSLRQDLVKVWNRVLADGGHLMGVFFTFEKRQGPPFGGTEWELRQRLKNNYQPIFWGRWQKSVPNRQGKELFIYCTKK, from the coding sequence ATGGCAATTCCCACTCAATTCGTTCAAATTGATGAAGAAGGTTACGGAGTCAGCCGCGAGCTGCGCATCCAAGACTCTCGAGTGGGATCTGAGCTTCTAAAAAATCTACAAGTCCACGCCGGCGGAACTCTGCTGAGTACTTTCGGCGGAACCCCCGTCATCGTCGAAGCCTTCGACGAGCCTTTGATTGCCCAGCAAATTTATCTTGAAGGAAAAACCTGGCAAATTCATGGCCTCTACGGCACTGAATTTAATTTCCAGCTTGAGTCACTTTCCCTAGATGAGTGGGATCGTTTCCACGGTTACACTGAAAAAAATGTTCCTTTCGTGATGTCGCGAAAAGCCCAGGCCGAGTTCTTCAATATGCTTGAAGAGTTTGACGATGAAAGCATCACTTTCGATGGCAAAGTTTATCAAATTCCTCCCTATTGGGACGATACGCCCGAAATTGAAAAAGAAACTTTCTGGAGCAAGTCTTATCAAAACGACAACAACCCCGGTTGGAATTTAGGCGAACCTGCGGAAGCCTTGAAAGACATGTTGCCGCGTCTGAAGATCTCACGTTCGCGCATTCTGGTTCTGGGTTGCGGCGAAGGCCACGACGCTGCGATGTTTGCAGCCGCAGGTCATGTCGTGACGGCCGTGGATATTTCTCCTCTGGCACTTGAGCGCGCCAAAAAACTATACGGCCACATGGAAAATTTGAAGTTTATGGAAGCCGACTTGTTCGACCTCCCACGCAGCTTCGACAAATCTTTCGATGTTGTCTTCGAACACACTTGTTATTGCGCGATCAACCCAAGCTTACGCCAAGATCTGGTCAAAGTCTGGAACCGCGTTCTTGCCGACGGCGGCCACCTCATGGGTGTCTTCTTCACCTTCGAAAAACGCCAGGGCCCACCTTTCGGCGGCACAGAATGGGAACTCCGCCAACGCCTCAAAAACAATTACCAGCCCATTTTCTGGGGCCGCTGGCAAAAATCAGTTCCCAACCGCCAAGGCAAAGAGTTATTCATCTACTGCACTAAAAAATAA
- a CDS encoding YiiD C-terminal domain-containing protein, with product MNQQWLTILMSKGIELEQNLHQQLQHAKDGLKTQLEDRGIRLSAADLAALLEEVSPKASHAALSYALDIVRPFSAGMGLRISRLSDTQVEMVVPARTRNLNDANTMHEGAITTAAIEAAKLLWMRHAPLGNFEITVTRIEADFFKVQNTECRLRMELPETTREVVLAELRDQRETSAEAEVKVFDEHDQAVGGIIFQLKFKHTPALT from the coding sequence ATGAACCAACAATGGCTGACAATCTTAATGTCAAAGGGGATTGAGCTGGAACAAAATCTGCATCAGCAGCTTCAGCACGCCAAAGATGGCCTAAAAACTCAGCTTGAAGATCGTGGCATTCGCTTGAGCGCCGCAGATTTGGCGGCTTTGCTCGAGGAAGTCTCCCCGAAGGCTTCGCATGCTGCTTTGAGTTATGCGCTTGATATCGTTCGTCCTTTCTCTGCGGGGATGGGGCTGAGAATTTCTCGCTTATCAGACACACAAGTTGAGATGGTTGTGCCGGCGCGCACGCGAAATTTAAATGACGCAAATACAATGCATGAAGGTGCGATTACGACCGCGGCCATTGAGGCGGCGAAGCTCTTGTGGATGCGTCATGCTCCATTGGGAAATTTCGAAATCACAGTGACTCGCATTGAGGCGGACTTCTTTAAAGTTCAAAATACTGAGTGTCGCTTGCGTATGGAACTTCCAGAGACAACTCGCGAAGTTGTTCTGGCAGAGCTTCGCGATCAGCGCGAGACTTCGGCCGAAGCGGAAGTAAAAGTTTTTGATGAGCATGACCAGGCCGTTGGTGGAATTATTTTTCAATTGAAATTCAAACACACTCCCGCGCTCACATAA
- a CDS encoding carboxyl transferase domain-containing protein: MEILESHIDTGSADFKANQEAMLSVVKEWRERVDLVKQGGGADATKKHKARGKMTARERIEALVDGGTAFLEFSTLAAWDMYEGQAPGAGVVTGIGVVHGTECVIVANDATVKGGTYFPMTVKKHLRAQEIAFENGLPCIYLVDSGGAFLPMQADVFPDRDHFGRIFYNQARMSAANIPQIAVVMGSCTAGGAYVPAMSDETVIVKENGTIFLGGPPLVKAATGEVVDAQELGGAAVHCEQSGVTDHFAEDDQHAVEITRSIVAHLNHKKVVQLKMLPIEEPLFDSKEIYGVIPKDSRVPFDVREIIARLVDGSRFHEFKALYGKTLVTGFAHIWGMPVGIIANNGVLFSESAQKAAHFIELCEQREVPLIFLQNITGFMVGKKYETEGIAKHGAKMVMAVSNAHVPKFTVVIGGSYGAGNYGMCGRAYQPRQMWMWPNAKISVMGGEQAANVLLTVKMDQMAAKGQNMDAAAQAEFKRPTLEKYEHESSAYYSSARLWDDGIIDPADTRRVLALGIAASLNKSWGDKTQGVFRM; encoded by the coding sequence ATGGAAATTTTAGAAAGTCATATCGATACAGGTTCTGCGGACTTCAAAGCCAATCAAGAGGCGATGCTTTCAGTTGTTAAAGAATGGCGCGAAAGAGTCGACCTCGTAAAACAAGGTGGCGGGGCAGATGCTACGAAGAAGCACAAAGCCCGCGGTAAAATGACGGCGCGTGAGCGTATCGAAGCGCTGGTTGACGGCGGAACTGCTTTCTTGGAATTTTCCACTTTGGCAGCTTGGGATATGTATGAAGGCCAAGCTCCTGGTGCTGGAGTTGTTACGGGAATCGGTGTGGTTCATGGAACAGAATGCGTGATTGTTGCCAACGATGCGACTGTCAAGGGTGGAACATACTTCCCAATGACTGTGAAGAAGCATCTTCGCGCTCAAGAGATCGCTTTTGAAAATGGTTTGCCATGTATTTATCTGGTCGATTCCGGTGGCGCTTTCTTGCCGATGCAAGCGGATGTCTTCCCTGATCGTGATCACTTCGGAAGAATTTTCTACAATCAAGCGCGTATGTCTGCGGCGAACATTCCGCAAATTGCGGTGGTCATGGGTTCCTGCACAGCCGGCGGAGCTTATGTGCCGGCGATGAGTGATGAAACGGTGATCGTTAAAGAAAATGGTACGATCTTCTTGGGAGGACCTCCTTTGGTCAAAGCAGCAACCGGTGAAGTGGTTGATGCCCAAGAACTTGGTGGTGCCGCTGTTCACTGTGAGCAATCAGGGGTGACAGATCATTTCGCAGAAGATGATCAGCATGCGGTTGAGATCACACGTTCAATCGTAGCGCACTTGAATCATAAAAAAGTGGTTCAGTTGAAAATGCTTCCTATTGAAGAGCCGTTGTTTGATTCAAAAGAAATTTACGGCGTGATCCCTAAAGACAGCCGTGTTCCCTTTGACGTTCGCGAAATCATTGCACGTTTGGTGGATGGCTCCAGATTTCATGAGTTCAAAGCTTTGTATGGAAAAACTTTGGTCACTGGCTTTGCTCATATCTGGGGAATGCCTGTGGGAATTATCGCGAACAACGGTGTGTTGTTCAGCGAAAGCGCGCAGAAGGCGGCTCACTTTATCGAGCTTTGCGAACAGCGTGAAGTGCCATTGATCTTCTTGCAGAACATCACCGGCTTCATGGTCGGTAAGAAATATGAAACGGAAGGTATTGCGAAACACGGCGCCAAAATGGTGATGGCTGTTTCGAATGCGCATGTGCCTAAATTTACGGTGGTCATTGGCGGTTCTTACGGAGCTGGTAACTACGGTATGTGTGGTCGCGCTTACCAACCTCGCCAAATGTGGATGTGGCCGAACGCGAAGATCAGCGTGATGGGTGGCGAGCAGGCAGCGAATGTTCTTTTGACAGTAAAAATGGATCAGATGGCTGCTAAAGGACAAAATATGGATGCCGCGGCTCAAGCGGAGTTCAAGCGTCCGACCTTGGAAAAATACGAGCACGAAAGTTCAGCGTATTATTCATCCGCGCGTCTTTGGGATGATGGTATCATTGATCCTGCAGACACTCGCAGAGTTTTGGCTTTGGGAATTGCAGCAAGTCTGAACAAGTCTTGGGGAGATAAAACTCAAGGCGTGTTCCGTATGTAG
- a CDS encoding enoyl-CoA hydratase-related protein, with translation MSFLTVTELDLVAYVKLNRPDVRNAFNPEMIHEITQTFHSFNHRHDLRAVVLQGEGKSFCAGADLNWMKEMVNFTFHQNREDSLKLFMMFEAIAKCALPVIGMVHGAAFGGALGLIAACDEVVAEEGTQFCFSEVKLGIAPAVISAFVARKTVPGKVRPLMLSAVVFNPHIAQQAGLINEVVPAGEGHTAVQKIIHNYKQCGSEAVRETKKLLNDIDRLSWEQLRDRTSTLIAERRASSEGQEGLKAFLEKREPSWRN, from the coding sequence ATGAGTTTTTTAACTGTGACAGAATTGGATCTTGTGGCCTATGTGAAGCTCAATAGGCCTGATGTGCGTAATGCCTTCAATCCAGAGATGATTCATGAAATCACTCAGACTTTCCATTCCTTCAATCATCGTCATGATTTGCGTGCAGTGGTTTTGCAAGGTGAAGGCAAATCCTTCTGTGCCGGTGCGGATCTAAACTGGATGAAGGAGATGGTGAACTTCACTTTCCATCAAAATCGCGAAGACTCTTTGAAGCTTTTTATGATGTTCGAGGCGATTGCAAAGTGTGCGCTTCCCGTAATTGGAATGGTCCATGGCGCAGCCTTTGGTGGTGCCCTGGGGTTGATCGCAGCTTGCGATGAAGTGGTGGCGGAAGAAGGCACACAATTTTGTTTTAGTGAAGTGAAGCTGGGAATTGCCCCTGCGGTGATCAGTGCTTTTGTCGCTCGGAAAACAGTTCCGGGAAAAGTTCGTCCTTTGATGCTTTCAGCAGTGGTGTTCAATCCTCATATCGCCCAGCAAGCGGGCTTGATCAATGAAGTGGTGCCGGCTGGAGAAGGTCACACAGCTGTGCAAAAGATTATTCATAACTACAAGCAATGCGGTTCTGAAGCCGTTCGTGAAACGAAAAAGCTTCTGAATGATATTGATCGTCTGTCGTGGGAGCAACTTCGCGATCGCACCTCAACATTGATAGCTGAACGTCGTGCCAGCTCTGAAGGTCAAGAAGGATTAAAGGCTTTCCTTGAAAAGCGTGAGCCTTCGTGGAGAAATTAA
- a CDS encoding EamA family transporter, with translation MEKLKSIIWVFIAILSIQGGATFAKQLFPAIGPEATTFLRVWISALLLLAVYRPWKQGLSRKAIFAVVLYGMSLGAMNLLFYLALERIPLGVAVALEFVGPLSVALFASRKARDFLWALLAAAGIILILPHTDFSQSIDLLGVLFALAAGVCWGLYIIFAKKVGEHIIGGKATALGMFVAALTVTPTSLSHVHFAELDGKIWMMAFFVAILSSALPYSLEMMALRSIPEKTFGVLMSLEPAFAALMGLLFLSENLNGTQWLAIFCVMAASAGSSLTAHNVTPPPQT, from the coding sequence GTGGAGAAATTAAAGTCCATAATTTGGGTTTTCATTGCGATTCTGTCCATTCAAGGTGGGGCGACTTTTGCCAAGCAGCTGTTTCCCGCGATTGGACCTGAGGCGACAACTTTCCTGCGGGTTTGGATCTCTGCCTTGTTATTGCTTGCTGTCTATCGACCGTGGAAACAGGGGCTGTCCAGGAAAGCAATTTTTGCGGTGGTTCTTTATGGGATGTCCCTCGGAGCCATGAATCTGCTTTTCTATCTGGCTCTCGAACGCATTCCATTGGGTGTGGCAGTGGCCCTTGAGTTCGTGGGGCCTTTATCTGTCGCCTTGTTTGCGTCTAGAAAGGCCCGGGATTTCCTTTGGGCTTTGTTGGCGGCTGCAGGAATTATTCTCATTCTTCCTCATACAGATTTTTCACAGAGTATTGATTTGCTCGGAGTTTTGTTTGCTCTAGCTGCCGGCGTTTGCTGGGGGCTCTATATTATTTTTGCAAAAAAAGTCGGAGAGCATATTATCGGAGGCAAAGCCACAGCGTTGGGGATGTTCGTTGCGGCTTTAACAGTGACGCCGACATCCTTAAGCCATGTTCATTTTGCTGAGCTTGATGGAAAGATCTGGATGATGGCGTTCTTTGTGGCAATTTTGTCCAGTGCACTTCCTTATTCACTTGAGATGATGGCTTTACGAAGCATCCCCGAGAAAACATTTGGTGTTTTGATGAGTTTGGAGCCGGCGTTTGCAGCTTTGATGGGGCTTCTGTTTTTAAGCGAGAACTTGAATGGGACTCAGTGGCTGGCGATCTTTTGTGTGATGGCGGCTTCTGCGGGCAGCTCTTTAACAGCTCACAACGTGACTCCGCCACCTCAAACTTGA
- a CDS encoding acetyl-CoA carboxylase biotin carboxylase subunit — protein sequence MTKMPGKFSRIAIANRGEVAVRIIKACEELGIETVLLHSEADINSRAYRMATKTICIGPAPTAESYLSIPANVNGALAAGAQAIHPGFGFLSENADFAEAVEKAGMTFIGPSAESIRSLGDKVHCKELAKKAGLPLVPGYQGENQEVAHLIQQAEKIGYPVIVKAAAGGGGRGMKLITNSADAAELIESAQREAQSAFGSPKVFLEKYLDRAKHIEFQIFGDSSGQVIHFFDRECSVQRRHQKIIEEATSPSLTDDLRRRMGEAACAIATVGKYKGAGTVEFLLQDGEFYLLEVNTRLQVEHPVTEEVMGVDLVKMQILTAQGDFIHDPKQVRIPRGHSIECRIYAENPFMGGVPSTGLLGHVEWPEGPGRRYEYGFDQGDVITPFYDPMIAKVIVWDENRPRAIQKMIRVLKDSVVFGVHTNIPYLIEILSHKEFVMGTMTTRFIETYFAEALKEPALSETEKKIAEGALLQLRGGGASEAAMATSPWSSFWRGI from the coding sequence ATGACAAAAATGCCTGGTAAATTCAGTCGTATCGCTATTGCAAACCGTGGGGAAGTTGCGGTTCGAATCATCAAAGCTTGTGAAGAGCTGGGGATTGAAACAGTCCTGCTACATTCTGAAGCCGATATCAACTCTCGCGCATACAGAATGGCGACGAAAACTATTTGCATCGGCCCCGCGCCGACTGCGGAAAGCTATCTGAGCATTCCTGCGAATGTGAACGGAGCTTTAGCAGCGGGTGCCCAAGCAATTCACCCAGGCTTTGGTTTCTTATCTGAGAATGCTGACTTCGCAGAAGCGGTTGAAAAAGCTGGAATGACCTTCATTGGCCCCTCCGCGGAATCTATTCGCTCTTTGGGTGACAAGGTTCACTGTAAAGAGCTTGCGAAAAAAGCAGGACTGCCGTTGGTGCCTGGCTATCAAGGTGAGAACCAAGAAGTTGCCCATTTGATTCAACAGGCTGAAAAAATTGGTTACCCTGTCATCGTCAAAGCAGCAGCTGGTGGCGGTGGTCGCGGTATGAAGTTGATCACAAACTCTGCAGACGCGGCCGAGTTGATTGAATCCGCGCAAAGGGAAGCTCAGTCAGCCTTTGGGTCTCCAAAAGTTTTTCTAGAGAAATACCTGGATCGTGCCAAGCACATTGAGTTCCAAATCTTCGGCGACAGTTCCGGCCAGGTGATTCATTTCTTTGACCGTGAGTGTTCGGTGCAACGTCGTCATCAAAAAATTATCGAAGAGGCGACATCGCCTTCATTGACTGATGATTTGCGCCGTCGCATGGGTGAAGCCGCTTGCGCGATTGCCACCGTTGGAAAGTACAAAGGTGCGGGCACGGTGGAATTCCTGCTTCAAGATGGTGAGTTTTATCTGCTTGAAGTGAATACGCGTTTGCAGGTTGAGCATCCGGTGACTGAAGAAGTTATGGGCGTTGATTTGGTGAAAATGCAAATCCTGACGGCTCAGGGCGATTTCATACATGATCCAAAACAGGTACGCATTCCACGTGGTCACTCCATTGAATGTCGTATCTACGCAGAGAATCCTTTTATGGGTGGCGTGCCTTCGACAGGTTTGTTGGGACATGTTGAATGGCCGGAAGGACCCGGGCGCCGTTATGAGTATGGATTTGATCAGGGTGATGTGATCACGCCATTCTACGACCCGATGATCGCGAAAGTGATTGTTTGGGATGAGAATCGTCCGCGTGCGATTCAAAAAATGATCCGCGTGTTGAAAGACTCCGTGGTTTTCGGTGTGCACACGAATATTCCATATTTGATTGAAATTCTGTCTCACAAAGAATTTGTGATGGGCACCATGACGACTCGATTCATTGAGACATATTTTGCTGAAGCTTTGAAAGAACCGGCTTTGTCTGAAACAGAAAAGAAAATTGCTGAAGGAGCTTTATTGCAACTTCGCGGTGGTGGAGCTTCTGAGGCGGCGATGGCAACATCTCCATGGTCATCTTTCTGGAGAGGTATCTAA
- a CDS encoding acetyl-CoA carboxylase biotin carboxyl carrier protein subunit: MEVKVRIDGVDHKAQAQLMKGTLWVHVNGRTFTMDSGTGQKSRKKAGAGGSSDTVSAPMPGKVTKLLVQSGTAVKVGQAVLVMEAMKMEYTLKCEIDGTIDSISCAVGDQVALGKALVKIKPSAEK; this comes from the coding sequence ATGGAAGTAAAAGTTAGAATCGACGGAGTTGATCATAAAGCCCAAGCGCAACTCATGAAGGGAACTTTGTGGGTTCATGTAAATGGTCGTACATTTACAATGGATTCAGGCACTGGACAAAAGTCTCGTAAAAAGGCCGGCGCTGGTGGTTCTTCAGATACGGTTTCTGCTCCGATGCCGGGCAAGGTGACCAAGCTTCTTGTGCAATCTGGCACTGCGGTGAAGGTTGGTCAGGCGGTCCTGGTGATGGAAGCCATGAAAATGGAGTACACCTTGAAGTGCGAAATCGATGGTACAATTGATTCAATTTCATGCGCGGTTGGTGATCAGGTGGCTTTGGGAAAAGCCCTTGTGAAAATCAAACCTTCTGCCGAAAAGTAA
- a CDS encoding hydroxymethylglutaryl-CoA lyase, whose protein sequence is MKKSSVVIVEMGLRDGLQNEKTVLDADTRVEFAKRLIDAGTKRVEIGSFVSPTWVPQMAGTADVLAKTFALQKVGKLSKKAELSVLVPNERGLQDAIQSGVKEVAIFAACSESFSKKNINCSIEESFQRFAPVMALAKKHKIKVRGYLSTCFGCPFEGKVSEAKVVKLAQRMHKLGVYELSIGDTIGVADVGQVRSLFKKLKKVVPAKKLAGHFHDTRGQALANILAAYDLGITVFDTSLGGLGGCPYAPGATGNVATEDVVYMLHGMGVKTGLNLDKLLEINPWIAEKIQHPLPSKVGKVGRLKPLGKV, encoded by the coding sequence ATGAAAAAGAGTTCAGTCGTTATTGTGGAAATGGGACTTCGTGACGGACTTCAAAACGAGAAAACCGTTTTGGATGCAGACACGCGTGTTGAGTTTGCAAAACGACTGATTGACGCGGGAACAAAGCGAGTCGAAATTGGCTCATTTGTTTCTCCAACTTGGGTTCCGCAAATGGCGGGGACTGCTGATGTATTGGCTAAGACTTTTGCTTTGCAAAAGGTGGGAAAGCTTTCCAAGAAGGCCGAGCTGTCAGTTTTGGTTCCCAATGAGCGTGGGCTGCAAGATGCGATTCAAAGTGGCGTGAAGGAAGTTGCGATCTTCGCGGCTTGTTCTGAATCCTTTTCTAAAAAGAATATCAATTGTTCTATTGAGGAAAGCTTTCAACGTTTCGCACCGGTAATGGCTTTGGCGAAGAAGCATAAAATCAAAGTGCGTGGTTACTTGTCGACTTGTTTTGGTTGTCCATTCGAAGGCAAAGTGTCGGAAGCCAAAGTGGTTAAGCTGGCTCAACGCATGCATAAGCTTGGCGTGTATGAGCTTTCAATTGGAGACACCATTGGTGTGGCTGATGTTGGCCAAGTTCGTTCTTTATTTAAGAAACTAAAAAAAGTGGTTCCAGCTAAAAAGCTCGCAGGACATTTCCATGACACTCGCGGGCAGGCTTTGGCCAATATTCTTGCGGCTTATGATTTAGGTATCACAGTGTTTGATACCAGCCTTGGCGGTCTTGGTGGTTGCCCTTATGCTCCGGGTGCGACAGGCAACGTGGCGACAGAAGATGTCGTGTACATGCTTCACGGAATGGGCGTAAAGACAGGCTTGAATCTCGATAAGCTGCTTGAAATCAATCCATGGATCGCTGAAAAAATTCAGCATCCTCTTCCTTCCAAAGTCGGTAAAGTCGGCAGACTAAAACCCCTCGGTAAAGTTTAA
- a CDS encoding SGNH/GDSL hydrolase family protein, which yields MKYSALIIFFISSAVFANVETLIIGDSHVVGPFGENMHKIFRTKTKEDTRTLGLAGASPSNFVAANAKQRTLSYGFADRNNENERLIKGGTAAELPELGPLLAKTNPNRIVIELGDNFADYRNPSANSDASAKKQVQLIISELEKQNSKATCYWVTPTWTDKSGSKPYQKTNERLVKLIDIIKKTASPRCTVIDSANGIGLQQSDIKTGSDGLHFDGTNGKKWAEAAANKIFEIEKAKQSGTKSAPADKTSSAIK from the coding sequence ATGAAATATTCGGCACTTATCATCTTTTTCATAAGCTCTGCGGTCTTCGCCAATGTTGAAACACTCATCATCGGTGACTCCCATGTCGTGGGTCCCTTCGGCGAAAATATGCATAAAATCTTTCGCACTAAAACCAAAGAAGACACGCGCACGCTTGGACTGGCTGGCGCCTCACCAAGCAATTTTGTCGCGGCTAATGCCAAACAACGCACCCTCAGTTATGGCTTTGCTGATCGCAATAACGAAAACGAAAGACTGATCAAAGGTGGAACCGCAGCTGAACTTCCAGAGCTAGGTCCCTTGTTGGCAAAAACAAACCCCAATCGCATCGTCATCGAGCTGGGTGACAACTTCGCGGACTACCGCAACCCTTCTGCAAACTCAGATGCCTCCGCAAAGAAACAAGTGCAGTTGATTATTTCAGAACTGGAAAAGCAAAATTCAAAAGCCACTTGCTATTGGGTGACTCCCACTTGGACAGATAAATCCGGAAGCAAGCCTTATCAAAAAACCAATGAGCGACTTGTGAAGCTGATCGACATTATTAAGAAGACAGCCTCGCCTCGCTGTACCGTCATCGACAGCGCCAATGGCATTGGCCTTCAGCAAAGCGATATCAAAACAGGTAGTGATGGCTTGCATTTCGATGGAACAAACGGAAAGAAATGGGCTGAAGCGGCAGCGAATAAAATCTTCGAAATAGAAAAAGCAAAACAGTCCGGCACCAAATCCGCACCAGCAGACAAGACTTCATCAGCAATCAAATAG